In Elephas maximus indicus isolate mEleMax1 chromosome 15, mEleMax1 primary haplotype, whole genome shotgun sequence, the following are encoded in one genomic region:
- the FABP12 gene encoding fatty acid-binding protein 12, with product MVDQLQGTWKSISCENFEEYMKELGIGRVSRKLGCLAKPTVTISTDGDVITIKTKSIFKNNEISFKLGEEFEETAPDGHKTKSTVTLDNDSLMQVQDWNGKETIIRRKLVDGKMLVESAANNVICMRTYERVQKNSVSSS from the exons ATGGTTGATCAGCTCCAAGGAACATGGAAGTCCATTTCTTGTGAAAATTTTGAAGAATATATGAAAGAACTGG GAATAGGGAGAGTAAGCAGGAAACTGGGCTGCCTGGCAAAACCCACTGTGACCATCAGTACAGATGGAGATGTGatcactataaaaaccaaaagcatCTTTAAAAATAATGAGATCTCCTTTAAACTGGGAGAAGAGTTTGAGGAAACTGCACCAGATGGCCATAAAACCAAG aGTACCGTAACCTTAGATAATGACTCCTTGATGCAGGTTCAGGACTGGAATGGTAAGGAGACCATCATAAGGAGAAAGTTAGTGGATGGAAAAATGCTGGTG GAAAGTGCTGCGAACAATGTTATCTGCATGCGGACATATGAGAGAGTACAAAAAAACTCAGTctcaagctcttaa